Below is a genomic region from Marinobacter salarius.
TACCTGCGCCATGCCGATGACCCCACACCGGTGATCTGTCATGGCCGCTGGCCAGGAAGCATCCTGCCAGAGCCCCGCGGTGAGGGTGGTTTCGGGTACGATCCGGTGTTCCTGGTACCGGAAACCGGCACCAGTGCCGCTGAACTGCCCCGCGCCGAAAAAGGCCGTATCAGCCACCGCGGGCGGGCACTGGCGCTGCTTCTGGACCAGTTGGGGAAAGGGCCGGGGTGACCATGACCCCGACGAACGACACAGCGGTAAGCACCCTGCCCCCGCTAAGCCTGTATATTCACGTCCCCTGGTGCGTGAAAAAGTGCCCTTACTGCGACTTCAACTCCCACGCACTGACCGGCGACATTCCCGAGAACGGCTATCTTGATGCAATCATGGAGGACCTTGCCGGTGACCTCACATTAATCCAGGGGCGCCCGATCGAAACCGTCTTCATCGGCGGCGGCACGCCTTCGTTAATGTCGCCGGAGTTCTACAACATGCTGTTCGACCGGCTGCGCACTCACCTGTCGTTTACTGACGATGCCGAGATCACACTGGAGGCCAACCCGGGCACAGTGGAACAGAGTCGCTTTAACGGCTTCCGTGGCGCCGGCATAAACCGGCTTTCACTGGGCATCCAAAGTTTCAACCCCATGCGATTGAAGGCGCTGGGGCGCATCCACGATGATAAGGCGGCCCACAGGGCCATAGAGGCCGCCCGCAATGCCGGCTTTGACAACTTCAACCTGGACCTGATGCATGGCTTGCCGGGCCAGACACCGGCAGACGCACTGGATGACCTGCGGGCGGCCATGTCGTGGCAACCCCCGCACCTGTCCTGGTACCAGCTGACCCTGGAGCCCAACACCGAGTTCTACAGCCGCCCGCCCCAACTGCCCGACGACGACCACCTCTGGGAAATCTATTGCCAGGGTGCCGACTACCTGCATCAGCAGGGGTTTACGGACTACGAGGTATCAGCCTGGAGCAGGCCTGGAATGGCGTCCCGCCACAACCTGAATTACTGGATGTTCGGGGATTATCTGGCGCTGGGCGCTGGTGCCCATGGCAAGGTTACCTTCCGCAACGGCGATATCCGGCGTTTCTGGAAAACCCGGCAACCCGAAGCCTACATGAACCGCATCGGCAGCCGCACCGCGGGCAGCCAAATGGTCGAACTGGAAGAAAGGCCGCTGGAGTTTCTGATGAATGCCTTGAGGCTGACGTCCGGTGTGCCGGAAAACCTGTTCACAGAGCGTACAGGTTTACCGTTGAGCAGAGTTGCGGTAAAACTTGAGGCGCTAAGAAAAGAAAACATGCTGGAACCGGGACGGATACAGACCACGGAACTCGGACAGCGTTATCTGAACAGTCTGCTGGAGCGCTTCCTCTGATGTCACTGCCGCGCCTTATGACCCTGTTGCCCAAACGGCTCAACCTGAGCCTGGCGGCCACCGCCGTCCTGTTGCTGGTCCTGGTTGTGGTCAATCAGCCCCTGCAGACCGGTTCGGCTCCCCAGGGCATCGTCAGCCTTCAGATGGCCGCCACGGCGGACCAGTCCATGGCCATACTGCGCAGCTGGCGACAGGACGGCATACTATGGGCACAGATATCCCTTTGGCTGGACTTCCTGTTTGTACCCGCTTACCTGGCCACGCTGATTTTCCTGACCAATCATCTGATGCGGGACCGGCCGGGCGTTCGGGAACGTAACGTGGCACGCTGGGTGAAGGCCCTGT
It encodes:
- the hemW gene encoding radical SAM family heme chaperone HemW; this translates as MTPTNDTAVSTLPPLSLYIHVPWCVKKCPYCDFNSHALTGDIPENGYLDAIMEDLAGDLTLIQGRPIETVFIGGGTPSLMSPEFYNMLFDRLRTHLSFTDDAEITLEANPGTVEQSRFNGFRGAGINRLSLGIQSFNPMRLKALGRIHDDKAAHRAIEAARNAGFDNFNLDLMHGLPGQTPADALDDLRAAMSWQPPHLSWYQLTLEPNTEFYSRPPQLPDDDHLWEIYCQGADYLHQQGFTDYEVSAWSRPGMASRHNLNYWMFGDYLALGAGAHGKVTFRNGDIRRFWKTRQPEAYMNRIGSRTAGSQMVELEERPLEFLMNALRLTSGVPENLFTERTGLPLSRVAVKLEALRKENMLEPGRIQTTELGQRYLNSLLERFL